One genomic window of Pocillopora verrucosa isolate sample1 chromosome 8, ASM3666991v2, whole genome shotgun sequence includes the following:
- the LOC131774777 gene encoding caldesmon-like: MATKKQPVMEWTDDHDILLLREMIASELFQFKKGSPDRGKIWESIQERLNKLDNPKFMIKEKRGVRDRWNLLQAKFKRTQREELQASSIDCELSEKDALIEELCEKEDSFSAKDKKKSDDKEAAEEIRKKAMERMASKKKSNESAGGSAKKSRRSGGDAVEFLKEKAQSEYSIRQQELELQRKEQEVRARQQELQIELLRKQTKQQVQISQALMTMMQNLVK, from the coding sequence ATGGCTACCAAAAAACAACCTGTAATGGAATGGACAGATGACCATGACATTCTTCTGTTGCGTGAAATGATTGCCAGCGAATTGTTTCAGTTCAAGAAAGGCAGTCCAGACCGTGGCAAAATCTGGGAGTCAATCCAGGAAAGATTGAACAAGCTCGATAATCCAAAATTTATGATAAAGGAGAAGAGGGGAGTCAGAGACCGATGGAATCTGCTTCAGGCCAAGTTTAAACGCACGCAACGAGAAGAGCTACAAGCCAGTAGCATTGATTGTGAGTTATCTGAGAAAGATGCCCTAATAGAAGAGTTATGTGAGAAAGAAGATAGCTTTTCCGCCAAAGACAAGAAAAAGTCAGATGATAAAGAGGCAGCTGAAGAAATCAGAAAGAAAGCCATGGAGCGCATGgcctcgaaaaaaaaatcaaacgaaTCTGCTGGAGGCAGCGCCAAAAAGAGCCGAAGAAGCGGAGGTGATGCGGTTgaattcttgaaagaaaaagctCAAAGTGAGTATTCCATTCGCCAACAGGAGCTAGAGCTGCAAAGAAAGGAGCAGGAAGTAAGGGCCAGACAACAAGAGCTACAGATTGAACTGCTACGGAAGCAAACAAAGCAGCAAGTGCAGATTTCACAGGCATTGATGACCATGATGCAAAATTTGGTTAAGTAG
- the LOC131798532 gene encoding uncharacterized protein, translating to MSFRETREMLLLAYDSKITSDEEFLVLWESCRSKNPDFPYSSYARFDLENIHETECLAEFRVQKQDIPVLANVLQLPMNIRCPQRTICDRIEGLCMLLRRFSYPCRYSDMISRFGRPVPELCMITNEVMDNIFNNHSHRISQWNDDILNPHLLQEYADVIHAKGAPLENCFGFIDGTVRPIARPDQQQRIVYNGHKRVRSLKFQSVALPNGLIGNMYGPVEGKKHDASMLVDSNLLHELEQNAFSPTGEPMCVFGDPAYPLRVHLQAPFRHGILTPVMEGYNEEMSSVRVTVEWLFGDIINDFKFLDFKKNLKIGMSSVGKMYQVCAILNNAITCLYGNSTSEFFGLNPPSLQDYFT from the exons atgtCTTTTCGTGAAACAAGAGAGATGCTGTTACTAGCGTATGATAGTAAAATAACTTCTGATGAAGAATTCTTGGTCTTGTGGGAAAGCTGCCGTTCCAAGAACCCTGATTTTCCGTACAGTTCGTATGCAAGATTTGATCTTGAAAACATTCACGAAACCGAGTGTTTGGCAGAGTTCAGAGTCCAAAAACAAGACATTCCTGTGCTGGCAAACGTTCTTCAACTACCAATGAACATCCGTTGTCCACAAAGAACAATCTGTGATAGAATTGAAGGTTTATGCATGCTACTGAGAAGGTTTTCTTATCCTTGTCGCTATTCAGATATGATCAGCCGATTTGGAAGACCAGTTCCAGAGTTATGCATGATTACGAACGAAGTCATggacaacattttcaacaatcACAGCCACAGAATATCTCAATGGAATGACGATATTTTGAACCCTCATTTGTTACAGGAGTATGCTGATGTCATACATGCAAAAGGCGCCCCACtagaaaattgttttggatTCATAGATGGGACAGTGAGACCGATCGCTCGTCCCGATCAACAGCAAAGAATTGTGTATAACGGTCACAAGCGTGTTCGCTCGTTAAAATTCCAGTCCGTTGCACTACCAAATGGGCTCATTGGGAATATGTATGGCCCTGTTG AGGGTAAAAAGCATGATGCTAGTATGCTGGTGGACTCCAACCTTCTTCATGAGCTTGAGCAAAATGCATTTTCCCCAACTGGAGAGCCCATGTGTGTGTTTGGCGACCCTGCTTACCCTTTACGTGTGCACCTACAGGCACCATTTCGTCATGGTATACTAACCCCAGTGATGGAAGGATATAATGAAGAGATGAGTTCTGTCAGAGTGACAGTCGAGTGGCTCTTTGGCGATATTAttaatgattttaaattcttggacttcaaaaagaatttaaaaattggcaTGAGCAGTGTTGGAAAAATGTACCAAGTCTGTGCTATTCTTAACAATGCAATAACCTGCTTATATGGAAACAGCACCTCAGAGTTTTTTGGGCTAAACCCTCCTTCCTTACAGGACTACTTCACATAA
- the LOC136283128 gene encoding uncharacterized protein produces MSSEQEQTEGSSRSTDTTQPVHGGGNSASVDQVFSMFKDYLEKKLEVKTKQIEQKSKIDKEVVQLKYKGNQKQYELNAELDSIIESIGQSTNPMSWRPTPKMRNGSKRLEKRRVERDDKRTNSQAGAERKQEPLWVLIISFFVAVEALLATTHVATSVENLGTGLKTADPCSGQEVTSFPTTILTLDSPTTSQPEAIHLNTNQSSEEDLAQVEEIVPKYELESGQSLTVKGNLKKNLGFWRSIGAPNLILTII; encoded by the exons ATGTCCAGCGAACAGGAGCAAACCGAAGGTTCTTCCCGCTCAACAGATACGACCCAACCGGTTCATGGTGGTGGCAACTCGGCATCTGTCGACCAGgttttttcaatgtttaaaGATTACCTGGAGAAGAAATTGGAGGTTAAAACCAAGCAGATCGAGCAAAAGAGCAAAATAGACAAAGAAGTCGTGCAATTGAAATACAAGGGTAACCAGAAGCAGTACGAGCTCAATGCAGAATTGGATTCCATCATTGAAAGCATAGGGCAGAGTACGAATCCGATGAGTTGGCGTCCGACTCCGAAGATGAGAAACGGCTCAAAAAGGCTAGAGAAACGGCGAGTGGAAAGAGACGACAAAAGGACCAACTCACAAGCGGGAGCGGAAAGAAAGCAAGAGCCGCTGTGGGTTCTGATAATCAGCTTTTTCGTG GCCGTGGAGGCGCTTCTTGCGACTACTCACGTTGCTACAAGTGTGGAAAACTTGGGCACTGGGCTAAAGACTGCAGATCCATGTTCTGGCCAGGAAGTTACCAGTTTCCCAACTACAATACTTACCCTGGACTCTCCTACAACAAGCCAGCCGGAAGCCATTCATCTCAATACCAATCAAAGCAGTGAAGAGGACTTGGCACAGGTAGAAGAAATCGTACCGAAATACGAACTTGAAAGCGGACAGTCTTTAACCGTTAAGggtaatttgaagaaaaatctaGGGTTTTGGAGATCTATTGGTGCtccaaatttaattttgactATTATTTAA
- the LOC131775147 gene encoding uncharacterized protein, translated as MAYFAKDSYMFSFDLKSGYHHIEISQDHQTFLGFCWRAPDSNNEVFYVFTVFPFGLSTAPYIFTKLLKPLEKHWRIQGTCIAIFLDDGWAVVQDKEGCLLKAQTVRQDLYGAGFVVNEEKSVWEPTQTLDWLGITWNSLLGTLRIVERRITKITNTIDRIIEADFKLSAGELASFTGQIISTAPVVGNIGRIMTRHCVMSTLCVDNWDSVFCLDDYCKEELYFWKDNLINLNSRYCFVSKDPSYFVYSDASATGGGAFIDFNNDFVCHKLWTENESLRSSTWRELSVIEFSLKSFAPVIKGSHVKWYTDSQAAAKIVEVGSMKLDLHRIARSIFSICIQSGIHLEVQWIPRTLNQQADYRSRLIDTDDWQITNEFFLFLDERWGPHTVDCFANYYNHKLPKFFSRFWNPNTAGVDFFFQPLGGENCLVVPPVGIVPRVFHYMKCQYAVGTLVVPFWPSAHYYALIMQRYGDSLVAHVIRAGREVLIHRRNHNSLLGSHQFIGYIIALRMEFTE; from the coding sequence ATGGCTTATTTTGCCAAGGATTCGtacatgttttcttttgacttgAAAAGTGGCTATCACCATATCGAAATTTCGCAGGATCACCAAACGTTTTTGGGGTTTTGTTGGCGTGCTCCAGATTCCAATAACGAAGTATTTTACGTTTTCACCGTTTTTCCGTTTGGTTTGTCTACAGCTCCCTATATTTTCACAAAGCTTCTTAAACCTTTAGAGAAACATTGGAGAATACAAGGTACTTGCATAGCTATTTTCTTAGATGATGGTTGGGCGGTAGTTCAGGACAAAGAAGGTTGTCTTCTTAAGGCCCAAACCGTAAGGCAGGACTTGTATGGTGCGGGTTTTGTAGTGAATGAAGAGAAATCGGTATGGGAACCTACTCAAACTTTGGACTGGTTAGGTATAACCTGGAATTCTTTATTGGGTACTCTAAGAATTGTAGAGAGAAGAATTACTAAGATTACCAACACAATAGATCGTATTATTGAGGCCGATTTTAAACTTTCTGCTGGAGAGCTGGCTTCTTTCACGGGTCAAATTATCTCTACTGCGCCTGTGGTTGGAAACATTGGTAGGATAATGACCAGACATTGCGTTATGTCTACCTTGTGTGTAGATAATTGGGATTCAGTATTTTGTCTTGATGATTATTGCAAAGAggaattatatttttggaaAGATAATTTGATTAACCTCAACAGCAGATATTGCTTTGTAAGTAAAGATCCtagttattttgtttactcAGATGCTAGCGCCACTGGAGGCGGTGCATTCATTGACTTTAACAATGACTTTGTGTGTCACAAATTGTGGACGGAGAACGAAAGTTTGCGAAGCTCAACATGGAGAGAGTTATCTGTTattgaattttcattgaaatcatTTGCCCCTGTAATTAAAGGATCGCACGTTAAGTGGTATACTGACAGCCAAGCCGCTGCCAAGATTGTTGAAGTGGGCAGCATGAAACTTGATCTGCACAGGATCGCGCGGAGCATTTTCAGTATTTGTATCCAGTCGGGGATTCATTTAGAGGTCCAGTGGATTCCACGTACTTTGAATCAGCAAGCTGACTATAGAAGTCGATTAATTGATACCGATGATTGGCAAATTACCAACgaattttttctatttcttgatGAACGTTGGGGGCCCCATACTGTTGATTGTTTTGCCAATTATTACAATCACAAACTCCCCAAATTCTTTTCAAGATTCTGGAATCCCAATACTGCAGGTGTTGATTTCTTCTTTCAGCCTCTTGGCGGGGAAAATTGTCTAGTGGTTCCACCCGTGGGTATTGTTCCACGTGTTTTCCATTATATGAAGTGTCAGTATGCCGTTGGTACACTTGTTGTACCCTTCTGGCCTTCAGCTCATTACTATGCATTAATTATGCAAAGATATGGTGATTCTCTTGTGGCCCACGTTATTCGTGCTGGGAGGGAGGTTCTTATTCATCGAAGAAATCATAATTCGCTGTTAGGGTCTCACCAATTCATAGGCTATATTATCGCCTTAAGAATGGAATTTACTGAGTAA